Proteins encoded by one window of Streptococcus sanguinis:
- the topA gene encoding type I DNA topoisomerase: MSKLVTKTKKKSTTKKNLVIVESPAKAKTIEKYLGRNYKVLASVGHIRDLKKSTMSIDFENNYEPQYINIRGKGPLINDLKKEAKKAKQVFLASDPDREGEAISWHLAHILNLDEKEKNRVVFNEITKDAVKNAFKEPRQIDMDLVDAQQARRVLDRLVGYSISPILWKKVKKGLSAGRVQSVALKLIIDRENEINAFKPEEYWTIDGTFKKGTRQFQASFYGMNGKKMKLTNNDEVKEVLSHLKGDDFTVDSVEKKERRRNAPLPYTTSSMQQDAANKINFRTRKTMMVAQQLYEGINIGSGVQGLITYMRTDSTRISPVAQNEAASFITDKFGAKYSKHGSKAKNASGAQDAHEAIRPSSVFNTPESIAKYLDKDQLKLYTLIWNRFVASQMTAAVFDTMNVKLGQNGVQFAANGSQVKFDGYLAIYNDSDKNKMLPDMEKGDTVKRVNTNPEQHFTQPPARYSEATLIKTLEENGVGRPSTYAPTIETIQKRYYVKLVSKRFEPTELGEIVNSLIVEFFPGIVNVKFTAEMEAKLDDVEVGKEQWQKVIDEFYQPFEKEVAKAETEMEKIQIKDEPAGFDCEVCGSPMVIKLGRFGKFYACSNFPDCRHTQAIVKEIGVTCPQCQKGQVIERKTKRNRIFYGCDRYPDCDFTSWDKPVSRNCPKCDHYLIEKKVRGGGKQVVCSNGDYEEEKVK, translated from the coding sequence GTGTCTAAATTGGTAACAAAAACAAAGAAAAAGTCTACGACCAAGAAAAATCTTGTCATCGTAGAGTCGCCTGCTAAGGCAAAAACAATAGAAAAATATCTGGGACGAAACTACAAGGTTCTGGCCAGTGTCGGGCATATTCGTGACTTGAAAAAGTCTACTATGTCCATTGATTTTGAGAACAACTATGAGCCGCAGTACATCAATATTCGTGGTAAAGGTCCGTTGATTAATGACTTGAAAAAAGAAGCAAAGAAAGCTAAACAAGTCTTTCTGGCAAGTGACCCGGACCGCGAAGGAGAAGCTATTTCTTGGCATCTGGCTCACATTCTGAATCTGGATGAGAAAGAGAAAAACCGTGTCGTCTTTAATGAAATCACCAAAGATGCAGTCAAGAACGCTTTTAAAGAGCCGCGTCAGATTGATATGGATCTGGTCGATGCCCAGCAGGCTCGACGAGTTTTGGACCGCTTGGTTGGTTATTCCATTTCTCCTATTCTCTGGAAGAAAGTCAAAAAGGGCCTATCAGCTGGCCGGGTGCAGTCTGTTGCGCTTAAGCTGATTATCGACCGGGAAAATGAAATCAACGCCTTCAAACCAGAAGAATACTGGACAATTGACGGAACCTTCAAGAAGGGAACTCGTCAGTTTCAGGCCAGCTTCTATGGTATGAATGGTAAAAAGATGAAGCTGACCAACAACGATGAGGTCAAAGAAGTTCTGTCTCACCTCAAGGGTGATGACTTTACAGTCGACAGCGTCGAAAAGAAAGAGCGTCGACGCAATGCTCCGCTGCCCTACACGACTTCCTCTATGCAGCAGGATGCTGCTAATAAGATTAATTTCCGGACTCGTAAGACCATGATGGTGGCTCAGCAGCTCTATGAGGGGATTAATATCGGTTCTGGCGTACAAGGTCTTATTACGTATATGCGTACCGACTCGACTCGTATCAGCCCAGTAGCGCAGAATGAAGCAGCAAGCTTTATCACGGATAAATTTGGCGCCAAATATTCCAAACATGGCAGCAAGGCTAAGAACGCCTCTGGAGCTCAAGATGCCCACGAGGCCATTCGTCCTTCCAGCGTTTTTAACACACCAGAAAGCATTGCAAAGTATCTAGACAAGGATCAACTTAAGCTCTATACGCTAATTTGGAACCGTTTTGTAGCTAGCCAAATGACAGCAGCAGTCTTTGATACTATGAATGTTAAGTTGGGGCAAAATGGTGTCCAATTTGCTGCCAACGGCAGTCAGGTCAAGTTTGATGGCTATTTGGCTATTTATAATGACTCTGACAAGAATAAAATGCTGCCAGACATGGAAAAGGGCGATACCGTCAAACGTGTCAATACCAATCCAGAACAGCACTTTACCCAGCCACCTGCTCGTTATTCTGAAGCGACTCTCATCAAAACTTTGGAAGAAAATGGTGTTGGTCGTCCGTCTACCTATGCACCGACCATTGAAACTATTCAGAAACGATATTACGTTAAGCTGGTTTCCAAGCGCTTTGAGCCAACGGAACTAGGAGAGATTGTCAATTCTCTGATTGTCGAATTCTTCCCAGGCATCGTAAATGTGAAATTCACAGCAGAAATGGAAGCTAAACTAGATGATGTAGAAGTTGGCAAAGAGCAATGGCAGAAAGTTATTGACGAGTTTTATCAACCTTTTGAAAAGGAAGTGGCTAAAGCCGAAACTGAAATGGAGAAAATCCAAATCAAAGATGAACCAGCTGGTTTTGACTGCGAGGTCTGCGGAAGTCCTATGGTTATCAAGTTGGGGAGATTTGGAAAATTCTACGCCTGCAGCAATTTCCCTGACTGCCGTCACACTCAGGCTATTGTCAAGGAAATCGGCGTGACCTGCCCGCAGTGTCAGAAAGGTCAAGTTATTGAGCGTAAGACTAAGCGAAATCGCATTTTCTACGGTTGTGATCGTTATCCTGACTGTGATTTCACATCTTGGGATAAGCCAGTCAGTCGGAACTGTCCAAAATGTGACCATTATCTGATCGAAAAGAAAGTTCGCGGTGGCGGTAAGCAAGTGGTCTGCAGCAATGGCGATTACGAAGAAGAAAAAGTGAAATAG
- a CDS encoding ribonuclease HII: MATIKEIQQRLELVTDLADPFLAEAANDQRSGVQKAIEKRKRAIQAELDEELRLEQMLRYEKELYKTGFRAIAGIDEVGRGPLAGPVVAAAVILPPGCKIKGLNDSKKIPKKKHQEIYQAVLDKALAVGIGLIDNEIIDQVNIYEATKLAMKDALSKLCLKPDYLLIDAMKLDVEIPQESIIKGDANSLSIAAASIVAKVTRDKLMTDYDKKFPGYDFSQNAGYGTMRHLQGLERNGVTPIHRKTFEPIKSMYE, encoded by the coding sequence ATGGCAACGATTAAAGAAATCCAGCAACGTTTAGAGTTAGTGACTGATTTGGCTGATCCTTTTCTGGCAGAAGCAGCTAATGACCAGCGGAGCGGAGTTCAAAAGGCGATTGAAAAGCGTAAAAGAGCCATTCAGGCGGAGTTAGACGAGGAACTGCGTCTGGAGCAGATGCTACGGTATGAAAAAGAGCTTTATAAAACCGGCTTTCGGGCGATCGCTGGGATTGATGAGGTCGGTCGTGGTCCTCTAGCTGGACCTGTTGTCGCTGCAGCTGTTATCTTACCTCCAGGATGTAAGATTAAGGGGCTCAACGACAGCAAGAAGATACCCAAGAAAAAACATCAAGAAATCTATCAGGCAGTTCTAGATAAAGCTTTGGCAGTGGGTATTGGCTTGATAGACAATGAGATTATAGACCAAGTCAATATCTATGAAGCGACCAAGCTTGCTATGAAAGATGCTTTGTCTAAGCTTTGTCTCAAGCCAGATTATCTGCTGATTGATGCCATGAAGCTAGATGTCGAGATTCCGCAAGAGTCCATCATCAAAGGTGATGCTAATTCGCTATCTATTGCAGCGGCCAGTATTGTAGCTAAGGTTACTCGGGATAAGCTGATGACAGACTATGACAAGAAATTTCCTGGCTATGATTTTTCGCAAAATGCAGGTTACGGAACTATGAGACATTTGCAGGGCTTGGAGCGAAACGGCGTAACTCCTATTCATCGCAAGACATTTGAACCAATAAAATCCATGTATGAATAG
- a CDS encoding PRD domain-containing protein, with protein sequence MLISKILNNNVVISEENQEEVILMGRRLAFGRKVGQEIPDELIEKKYVLSENRRQLLMELPAEVMEMSDKIISFAREKLQKKLKDTAFLAMADHIHGVLLRLEDDIYLKNFLMWDIKRFFPIEFEVGQYAKQLLSAYVSKELPDDEAAFMALTLVNAELENGDGTARDLTMMMEEIMTIVKYSLEISLDEEDIYLERFMTHLKFFCERVLTDRGHRDLEDNEMFDLLKCKYPLAYETTRKIAEFLKQTRNYQTSEDEQLYLTIHLSRMKRRMLCEANTKR encoded by the coding sequence ATGCTTATCAGTAAAATCTTAAACAATAATGTGGTGATTTCTGAAGAAAACCAAGAAGAAGTTATTCTCATGGGACGAAGACTGGCCTTTGGTCGAAAAGTTGGCCAGGAGATTCCAGATGAGCTGATTGAGAAAAAGTATGTCTTGTCAGAAAATAGACGACAGCTTCTGATGGAGTTGCCAGCAGAGGTCATGGAAATGTCAGATAAGATTATTTCTTTCGCAAGGGAGAAACTGCAGAAGAAACTCAAAGACACTGCTTTTCTGGCGATGGCAGATCATATCCACGGAGTCTTGCTGCGCTTGGAAGATGATATTTATCTCAAGAATTTCCTCATGTGGGATATTAAACGCTTTTTTCCTATCGAGTTTGAGGTTGGTCAGTATGCAAAACAGCTTTTGAGCGCTTATGTCAGCAAGGAACTTCCAGATGATGAAGCAGCATTTATGGCGCTGACCTTGGTCAATGCAGAGTTGGAAAATGGCGATGGAACTGCGCGTGATTTGACTATGATGATGGAGGAAATCATGACCATTGTCAAGTACAGTTTGGAAATTTCTTTAGACGAGGAAGACATCTACCTTGAGCGCTTCATGACCCATCTAAAATTTTTCTGTGAGCGAGTCCTGACTGATAGAGGCCACCGTGACTTGGAGGACAATGAAATGTTTGACTTACTTAAATGTAAGTATCCCTTGGCCTATGAAACCACTAGGAAGATTGCTGAATTTTTAAAGCAAACCAGAAATTACCAAACATCAGAGGATGAACAACTGTACCTGACTATCCATTTGTCACGCATGAAAAGGAGGATGCTATGCGAAGCGAATACGAAAAGATGA
- the trmFO gene encoding methylenetetrahydrofolate--tRNA-(uracil(54)-C(5))-methyltransferase (FADH(2)-oxidizing) TrmFO, which produces MSLSYINVIGAGLAGSEAAYQIAKSGIPVKLYEMRGVKSTPQHKTADFAELVCSNSLRGDALTNAVGLLKEEMRRLDSVILKSAEATRVPAGGALAVDREGFSQMVTELVTNHPLIEVIREEITEIPEDAITVIATGPLTSDTLAEKIHTLNGGDGFYFYDAAAPIIDVNTIDMSKVYLKSRYDKGDAAYLNAPMTKQEFMDFHDALVNAEEAPLNSFEKEKYFEGCMPIEVMAKRGIKTMLYGPMKPVGLEYPDDYQGPRDGEYKTPYAVVQLRQDNAAGSLYNIVGFQTHLKWGEQKRVFQMIPGLENAEFVRYGVMHRNSYMDSPNLLEQTFRSKKQPNLFFAGQMTGVEGYVESAASGLVAGINAARLFKGEEALVFPETTAIGSLPHYVTHADSKHFQPMNVNFGIIKELEGPRIRDKKERYEKIAERALKDLQFYQEI; this is translated from the coding sequence ATGTCATTATCCTATATCAATGTTATCGGTGCTGGTCTGGCTGGCAGTGAAGCAGCTTACCAGATTGCCAAGAGTGGCATCCCGGTCAAACTCTATGAAATGCGGGGTGTTAAGTCAACACCTCAGCACAAAACTGCAGACTTTGCAGAACTGGTCTGCTCTAACTCTCTGCGAGGAGATGCGCTGACCAACGCAGTCGGTCTGCTCAAGGAAGAAATGCGACGGTTGGACTCGGTCATCTTAAAGTCAGCAGAAGCGACTCGGGTTCCAGCAGGTGGTGCTCTAGCGGTTGATAGAGAAGGCTTTTCGCAGATGGTGACGGAGCTAGTGACCAATCATCCATTGATTGAGGTCATTCGTGAAGAAATCACCGAAATTCCGGAGGATGCCATCACAGTTATTGCGACAGGACCCTTGACCAGCGATACTTTAGCAGAAAAAATCCACACGCTCAATGGAGGTGACGGTTTTTATTTCTACGACGCAGCAGCGCCAATTATTGATGTCAATACTATTGATATGAGCAAGGTCTATCTCAAATCCCGCTATGATAAGGGGGATGCTGCCTATCTCAATGCGCCAATGACTAAGCAAGAATTTATGGATTTCCATGATGCTTTGGTCAATGCTGAGGAAGCACCGCTCAATTCCTTTGAAAAAGAAAAATACTTTGAAGGCTGCATGCCTATTGAAGTCATGGCTAAGCGAGGGATTAAAACTATGCTTTATGGACCGATGAAGCCAGTTGGTTTGGAATATCCAGATGACTATCAAGGCCCTCGAGATGGTGAATATAAGACGCCATACGCTGTGGTGCAGCTTCGTCAGGATAATGCAGCGGGCAGTCTTTACAACATCGTTGGCTTCCAAACTCATCTCAAGTGGGGAGAGCAAAAGCGGGTCTTTCAAATGATTCCTGGCCTTGAGAATGCAGAATTTGTCCGCTATGGTGTCATGCATCGAAACTCTTATATGGACTCTCCAAATCTGCTTGAACAGACTTTCCGCTCTAAGAAACAGCCAAATCTTTTCTTTGCAGGTCAAATGACTGGAGTTGAAGGGTACGTAGAGTCAGCAGCTTCAGGTCTAGTTGCTGGTATTAACGCTGCTCGACTCTTCAAGGGAGAAGAAGCACTTGTCTTTCCAGAAACAACAGCTATTGGAAGTCTGCCTCATTATGTTACTCATGCTGACAGCAAGCATTTCCAACCCATGAATGTCAATTTTGGGATTATCAAAGAATTGGAAGGTCCGCGCATTCGTGATAAAAAAGAACGTTACGAAAAAATCGCCGAGCGAGCATTAAAAGACTTACAATTTTATCAAGAAATTTAA
- the ylqF gene encoding ribosome biogenesis GTPase YlqF: MATIQWFPGHMSKARRQVQENIKFVDFVTILVDARLPLSSQNPMLTKIVGDKPKLLILNKADLADPVRIKEWQSYFESQGIPTLSINSKEQSAVKKVTDAAKKLMADKLARQKERGIRIETLRTMIIGIPNAGKSTLMNRLAGKKIAVVGNKPGVTKGQQWLKSNKDLEILDTPGILWPKFEDETVALKLALTGAIKDNLLPMDEVTIFGLNYFKEHYPEELIARFKQLDLSQEAPDMIMDMTQKLGFRDDYDRFYSLFVKDVRDGKLGRYCLDTVGELDGND; the protein is encoded by the coding sequence ATGGCAACGATTCAATGGTTTCCGGGGCATATGTCCAAGGCACGGAGACAGGTACAGGAAAATATTAAGTTTGTTGATTTTGTGACGATATTGGTTGATGCGAGACTTCCTTTATCCAGTCAAAATCCTATGCTGACTAAGATTGTGGGGGATAAGCCCAAGCTTTTGATTTTAAACAAGGCTGATTTAGCTGACCCTGTTCGTATTAAGGAATGGCAGAGTTATTTTGAAAGTCAGGGGATTCCGACTTTATCTATTAATTCCAAAGAGCAATCTGCTGTTAAAAAAGTTACAGACGCAGCTAAGAAGCTTATGGCTGATAAATTGGCGCGTCAGAAAGAAAGAGGAATTCGCATCGAAACCCTGCGTACCATGATAATCGGTATTCCCAATGCCGGAAAATCAACCCTCATGAATCGCTTGGCAGGTAAGAAAATTGCCGTTGTAGGGAATAAGCCAGGTGTGACCAAGGGGCAGCAATGGCTCAAGTCAAATAAAGACTTGGAAATCTTGGATACACCAGGGATTCTCTGGCCTAAGTTTGAAGATGAGACGGTTGCTCTCAAGCTTGCCCTGACTGGTGCTATCAAGGATAATCTGCTGCCTATGGATGAGGTGACGATTTTTGGCCTCAATTATTTCAAGGAGCATTATCCTGAGGAGCTGATAGCACGCTTCAAGCAGCTGGATCTTAGCCAGGAAGCGCCTGACATGATTATGGATATGACTCAAAAACTTGGCTTCCGCGATGACTATGACCGTTTTTACAGCCTATTTGTCAAAGATGTCCGCGATGGCAAGTTAGGTCGTTATTGCTTGGACACGGTTGGAGAACTAGATGGCAACGATTAA
- a CDS encoding sugar O-acetyltransferase, which yields MRSEYEKMIAGEIYRPQDEDLRKIRARSKEFQYRFNQEQDSDRRSVIIKEWFGSTGENLAMKPDLVCDYGINIHLGENFCSNWNLTMLDVCPIRIGDNAMLGPNCQLLTPLHPLDPVERNSGIEYGAPITIGDNFWAGGGVTILPGVTLGDNVVVGAGAVVTKSFGDNVVLAGNPARIIKEIPVHKV from the coding sequence ATGCGAAGCGAATACGAAAAGATGATTGCTGGGGAGATTTACCGACCACAAGATGAAGATTTAAGAAAAATTAGAGCCCGATCCAAAGAATTTCAATATCGTTTTAACCAAGAGCAAGACAGTGACCGGCGCAGTGTTATTATCAAAGAATGGTTTGGCAGCACAGGGGAGAATCTTGCTATGAAGCCTGATTTGGTCTGTGATTATGGAATCAATATTCATCTAGGGGAGAATTTTTGTTCTAACTGGAACCTGACCATGTTAGATGTCTGCCCCATTCGCATCGGAGACAATGCTATGCTTGGTCCAAATTGCCAGCTTCTGACACCTCTTCATCCGCTTGATCCAGTGGAAAGAAATTCCGGTATTGAGTACGGAGCACCAATCACTATTGGTGATAATTTCTGGGCTGGCGGAGGTGTGACGATTCTGCCAGGCGTGACACTAGGGGATAATGTGGTAGTCGGAGCAGGAGCGGTTGTGACCAAGTCTTTTGGTGACAATGTAGTCTTGGCTGGTAATCCAGCACGAATTATTAAGGAAATTCCTGTTCATAAAGTATAA
- the dprA gene encoding DNA-processing protein DprA — MNNFEIYKMKKAGLTNHQVLNVLRYAESRDGKLSLRDKAVVSECRNPALFIEKYKRLDLPALKEEFELFPSFSILDDIYPWDLCEIYDAPTLLFYQGNLNLLELPKAAVVGSRDSSKQGNASVQKIIKELNNELVIVSGLARGIDTAAHMAALQNGGQTIAVIGTGLDVFYPKANKKLQAYIGKNHLLLTEYGPSEQPLKFHFPERNRIIAGLCRGVIVAEAKMRSGSLITCERAMEEGRDVFAIPGSILDGKSDGCHHLIQEGAKCITSGSDVLSEFDF; from the coding sequence ATGAATAATTTTGAGATTTATAAAATGAAAAAAGCTGGCTTGACTAATCATCAGGTTTTAAATGTTTTGAGATACGCCGAGAGTAGAGATGGCAAGCTTTCTCTGCGAGATAAGGCTGTCGTATCTGAGTGCCGCAATCCCGCTCTCTTTATAGAGAAATACAAGAGGCTTGATTTACCAGCTTTGAAGGAAGAATTTGAACTTTTCCCGTCCTTTTCTATCTTGGATGATATTTACCCTTGGGATTTATGCGAGATTTATGATGCCCCGACTTTGTTATTTTATCAGGGAAATCTAAATCTACTAGAATTGCCCAAGGCTGCGGTCGTTGGCAGTCGAGACAGCAGTAAGCAAGGAAATGCCTCTGTACAAAAGATTATCAAAGAGCTAAATAATGAATTGGTTATCGTCAGCGGCTTGGCTCGTGGGATTGATACAGCGGCTCATATGGCTGCCCTGCAAAACGGAGGTCAGACCATTGCTGTCATCGGAACAGGATTAGATGTCTTTTATCCTAAGGCAAATAAAAAACTACAAGCTTACATTGGCAAAAATCATTTATTATTGACAGAGTATGGTCCAAGTGAACAGCCCTTGAAATTTCATTTTCCAGAGCGGAATCGTATTATCGCCGGTCTCTGTCGAGGCGTCATCGTGGCAGAAGCTAAGATGCGCTCAGGCAGCCTGATTACCTGTGAGCGAGCGATGGAAGAAGGGCGGGATGTCTTTGCTATTCCGGGGTCAATTTTAGATGGAAAATCTGACGGTTGCCATCATTTGATTCAAGAGGGTGCAAAGTGCATCACATCAGGCTCTGACGTCCTATCTGAGTTTGATTTTTAA
- a CDS encoding ATP cone domain-containing protein: MQVIKRSGEVVEFDPDKIYQAVLKAAQTVYVLTDDLRQNLAQVTKKVVLDLEEAKVERATISMIQSMVESRLLGAGYITIAEHYISYRLQRDLERNGYGDHIAVHLHFEQVR; this comes from the coding sequence ATGCAAGTTATTAAACGGAGTGGTGAGGTCGTAGAATTCGATCCAGATAAAATTTATCAAGCAGTTTTAAAGGCAGCACAGACTGTCTATGTGTTGACAGATGATTTGCGTCAGAATTTAGCGCAGGTTACAAAGAAAGTTGTTCTGGATTTGGAAGAAGCTAAAGTTGAACGTGCGACGATTAGCATGATTCAGTCCATGGTTGAAAGTCGCCTCTTGGGTGCAGGTTATATTACTATTGCAGAGCATTATATTTCTTATCGTTTGCAGCGCGATTTAGAGCGCAATGGCTATGGAGATCATATAGCTGTGCATCTGCATTTTGAACAAGTAAGATAA